The proteins below come from a single Serratia fonticola genomic window:
- the cysG gene encoding siroheme synthase CysG — MDYLPIFADLKQRPVLVVGGGEVAARKVDLLLRAGAQVRIVAQALSAELEHQHLQGRVEWLGQNFVPQQLDDVFLVIAATDDSALNAEVYAEADKRRVLANVVDDQPRCSFIFPSIIDRSPLVVAVSSSGQAPVLARMLREKLEALLPASLGQMAELAGGLRGKVKQRLASIGARRRFWEKTFNGRFATLVVNGQTEQAQQQLEQDLTAFAQGNEGAQGEIALVGAGPGDVGLLTLRGLQVMQQADVVLYDHLVSEETLDLVRRDAERICVGKRAGAHSVIQEETNRLLVELAQQGKRVVRLKGGDPFIFGRGGEELQVAAAAGIPFQVVPGVTAAAGATAYAGIPLTHRDHAQSVTFITGHCRDDDDGLDWPALARARQTLAIYMGTMKAADISRNLIAHGRDADTPVAVISRGTRADQQVQTGTLQQLEQLTRQAPLPALLVIGEVVELHHQIAWFGHQSQTAVAARPAVVNLA; from the coding sequence GTGGACTATCTACCAATATTTGCCGACCTGAAACAACGCCCAGTGCTGGTGGTTGGCGGCGGCGAAGTGGCTGCACGCAAAGTCGACCTCCTGCTACGCGCAGGGGCGCAAGTGCGGATCGTGGCGCAGGCGCTTTCAGCAGAGCTGGAGCACCAACACCTGCAAGGGCGCGTTGAGTGGCTGGGGCAGAACTTTGTGCCGCAGCAGTTAGACGACGTCTTTCTGGTGATTGCCGCTACCGACGATAGCGCGCTGAACGCCGAGGTGTATGCCGAAGCGGATAAGCGCCGCGTGTTGGCTAACGTGGTGGATGACCAACCGCGCTGCTCCTTTATCTTCCCGTCGATTATCGATCGCTCACCGTTGGTGGTGGCCGTTTCTTCCAGCGGCCAGGCACCGGTATTGGCGCGGATGTTACGTGAGAAGCTGGAGGCATTGCTGCCTGCCAGCCTGGGGCAGATGGCGGAACTGGCCGGAGGGTTGCGTGGCAAAGTGAAGCAACGGCTGGCTTCCATCGGGGCCAGACGCCGTTTCTGGGAGAAAACCTTCAACGGCCGTTTCGCGACTTTGGTGGTGAATGGCCAGACGGAGCAGGCGCAGCAGCAGTTGGAACAGGATTTAACGGCTTTTGCGCAGGGTAATGAGGGGGCGCAAGGTGAGATCGCACTGGTCGGGGCAGGCCCGGGCGATGTCGGCTTGTTGACCCTACGCGGGCTGCAGGTGATGCAGCAGGCTGACGTGGTGCTTTACGATCACCTGGTGAGCGAAGAGACGCTGGATTTGGTGCGTCGCGACGCCGAACGTATCTGCGTGGGCAAACGCGCCGGTGCGCACTCGGTGATCCAGGAAGAGACCAATCGGCTGCTGGTAGAACTGGCGCAGCAGGGGAAGCGGGTAGTGCGGTTAAAAGGCGGCGATCCCTTTATCTTTGGCCGGGGTGGCGAAGAGTTACAGGTGGCCGCCGCTGCCGGGATCCCTTTCCAGGTGGTGCCGGGCGTAACCGCAGCAGCAGGGGCTACGGCCTATGCCGGTATTCCGCTAACGCATCGCGATCATGCCCAAAGCGTGACCTTTATTACCGGCCATTGCCGCGACGATGACGACGGCTTGGATTGGCCCGCACTGGCGCGAGCGCGTCAGACGTTGGCGATCTACATGGGCACCATGAAGGCGGCGGATATCAGCCGCAATCTGATCGCCCATGGCCGTGATGCGGATACGCCAGTCGCCGTGATCAGCCGGGGTACGCGGGCCGATCAACAGGTGCAGACTGGCACCTTGCAACAGCTGGAACAATTAACTCGGCAGGCCCCGTTACCGGCGCTGCTGGTGATCGGTGAAGTGGTGGAGTTACATCATCAAATCG
- a CDS encoding aminopeptidase — MFSRLCLRAGLLLVALGSAVSVSAATKPVKEAPMGQFAAKQIRHIATYFPGRMAGSPAELLAADYLKQQFTEMGYPADTRTFDARYLYTNKDTSENWRKISVTSVIATKKGERPQQVIIMAHFDTYTPLSDDEVDNNLGGLTLQGVDDNASGVGVMLELANRLKNIPTTYSLRFVAMSGEELKSVGAKNYLGRMTPEERKNTLLVINLDSLITGDRLYFHSGRNTEPEVVVRSRDRALSIAHRYGIEAAINPGSKGFPTGTGCCSDQIVFDNAKIPVMAVEATNWSLGDRDGYQQRAVSPNFPQGITWHRPQYDNLQYLETHLPGRIDKRSRDSVRILLPLVKEWVQAHPAPEPKKKQKK, encoded by the coding sequence ATGTTTTCCCGCTTGTGCCTGAGAGCAGGGCTGTTGTTAGTCGCTCTCGGCAGTGCTGTAAGCGTTTCGGCCGCTACCAAACCCGTAAAAGAAGCCCCTATGGGCCAGTTCGCCGCTAAACAGATCCGCCATATCGCTACCTACTTCCCCGGCCGCATGGCGGGCAGCCCGGCAGAATTACTGGCCGCAGACTACCTGAAACAGCAGTTTACCGAGATGGGCTACCCGGCAGACACCCGCACCTTTGACGCCCGTTATCTCTACACCAACAAAGACACCAGTGAAAACTGGCGCAAGATTAGCGTCACCTCGGTGATTGCCACCAAAAAAGGTGAGCGGCCCCAGCAGGTCATCATCATGGCGCACTTCGATACCTATACCCCGCTTAGCGACGATGAGGTGGACAATAACCTCGGTGGCCTGACGCTACAGGGGGTCGATGACAATGCCTCCGGCGTGGGCGTGATGCTGGAGTTGGCCAACAGGCTGAAAAATATCCCCACCACCTATAGCCTGCGCTTTGTGGCCATGAGTGGTGAAGAGCTTAAGTCTGTAGGCGCTAAAAACTACCTTGGCCGTATGACGCCGGAGGAGCGGAAGAACACGCTGCTGGTGATTAACCTCGACAGCCTGATCACCGGCGATCGCCTCTATTTCCATTCTGGGCGTAACACCGAGCCGGAAGTGGTGGTCCGATCCCGCGATCGGGCACTGAGCATCGCCCACCGTTATGGCATTGAAGCGGCCATCAACCCAGGCAGCAAAGGTTTTCCAACCGGCACCGGTTGCTGTTCCGATCAGATCGTCTTCGATAACGCCAAAATTCCGGTGATGGCGGTAGAAGCCACCAACTGGTCGCTGGGGGATCGAGACGGTTACCAGCAGCGTGCTGTCAGCCCCAACTTCCCGCAGGGCATTACTTGGCATCGCCCGCAATACGACAATCTGCAATATCTGGAAACCCACCTGCCAGGGCGGATCGACAAGCGCAGCCGCGACAGCGTACGGATCCTGTTACCGTTGGTAAAAGAATGGGTGCAGGCGCATCCGGCCCCTGAGCCGAAGAAGAAACAGAAGAAATAA